One Methylobacterium sp. NMS14P DNA window includes the following coding sequences:
- a CDS encoding cobalamin B12-binding domain-containing protein, protein MAGIGVARTCVDRQTWSARGAAARNTAVIQAGLARIVEDEILPRLALAHQADSPSPASTTRSPMPERVASLAQALMEGDSHGEWVRALLEEGLSLDALLLDLFAPAARYLGALWEEDAADFLDVAVALGRLQNLTRALCADLEGVDVRANGRRVLLMPCPGETHLFSLALVASFFREAGWDVVLTDGADEDPASLVRAQQFDLVGISLSCDILLPAMAESVAKLRAASCNRDLRVIVGGPLFVREPACASFVGADAVAADAQSAVKIAEATFAR, encoded by the coding sequence ATGGCTGGGATCGGTGTCGCGCGGACCTGCGTCGACCGACAGACTTGGTCCGCTCGCGGAGCGGCCGCACGCAACACGGCCGTCATCCAGGCCGGTCTCGCCCGGATCGTCGAGGACGAGATCCTGCCGCGCCTCGCGCTCGCGCATCAGGCGGATTCGCCGTCGCCTGCATCGACGACCCGATCACCGATGCCTGAGCGCGTCGCCTCTCTGGCTCAGGCGCTGATGGAGGGCGATTCGCACGGCGAGTGGGTCCGCGCGCTTCTGGAAGAGGGGCTGTCGCTGGATGCGCTGCTGCTCGACCTGTTCGCACCCGCGGCGCGGTATCTGGGCGCCCTGTGGGAAGAGGATGCCGCGGATTTCCTCGACGTGGCGGTCGCGCTCGGTCGTCTTCAGAACCTGACCCGCGCTCTGTGTGCGGATCTGGAGGGCGTGGACGTGAGGGCGAACGGGCGCCGCGTCCTGCTGATGCCCTGTCCCGGCGAGACCCATCTCTTCAGCCTCGCGCTCGTGGCGAGCTTCTTCCGCGAGGCGGGGTGGGATGTGGTCCTGACCGATGGAGCGGACGAGGATCCCGCCAGCCTGGTTCGCGCCCAACAGTTCGATCTGGTCGGCATCTCGCTGTCTTGCGACATTCTCCTGCCCGCGATGGCGGAGTCCGTGGCGAAGTTGCGCGCCGCGTCGTGCAATCGGGACTTGCGCGTCATCGTCGGTGGCCCGCTGTTCGTGCGCGAGCCTGCCTGCGCCAGCTTCGTGGGCGCAGATGCCGTTGCCGCGGACGCGCAATCGGCCGTCAAGATCGCCGAGGCCACCTTCGCGCGATGA
- a CDS encoding CopG family transcriptional regulator, translating into MADKVPDLRPKLPDSEKITLNLGFVDLGHIDLMVRDGFYANRADFIRTAVRNQIERQGEAVRQSVSRKQLSLGLSHYTKQALEAARDAGAPLHIQVLGLASIALDVTPELARAAIASVEVLGAFQASPAVKAALADRTT; encoded by the coding sequence ATGGCGGACAAGGTGCCCGATCTGCGACCGAAGCTGCCCGACAGCGAGAAGATCACGCTCAACCTCGGCTTCGTCGACCTCGGCCACATCGACCTGATGGTCCGCGACGGCTTCTACGCCAACCGTGCCGATTTCATTCGAACCGCCGTGCGCAATCAGATCGAGCGCCAGGGCGAGGCCGTCAGGCAGTCCGTCAGCCGGAAGCAGCTCAGCCTCGGCCTGTCGCACTACACGAAGCAGGCGCTCGAGGCGGCGCGCGACGCGGGCGCGCCGCTGCATATCCAGGTGCTCGGGCTGGCCAGCATCGCCCTCGACGTCACGCCTGAACTGGCGCGCGCCGCCATCGCCTCGGTCGAGGTGCTCGGCGCCTTCCAGGCCAGTCCCGCGGTCAAGGCGGCGCTCGCCGACCGGACGACCTGA